Proteins from a genomic interval of Kribbella aluminosa:
- a CDS encoding alpha/beta hydrolase family protein, translated as MANSRLTSPNLTRRHMLTAGLLAGLAAGGTVAGAAPAHASPFNPGLDGLQQLRAAGEPNFHPVRFTLPAPTGRKALGTTAVHLVDRARIDPAMPSGQRELMVSFWYPAGMWGTAPFAKYMPARTAVEVDAVWTGADGLALPSGSFDFGNTVTHARVDVPMQPLRHPVVLFSPGYQASRFVNTAQVEDLAGRGYVVVTIDHSHETPVEFPGGRFLPGTSQDPPQPSDIRAAVETRTADVRFVLDQLQRIADGDTVDANGKQLPDGFADGLDVRKIGMFGFALGGYTTGTAMLADERILAGANLDGTLQDDRLKGPLGDVAEHGLDRPFLLFGSAETQRTEPGKDYYDKSWAAFWAAQHGGRLNLTLTRSKQKAFTDYQFVFSQLFHAIYGEDPIVTTVIKALVGSAKPARSMLAQREYLAAYFDLTLRRRPALLLRGDSPKFPEVRFSF; from the coding sequence ATGGCGAACTCGCGTCTCACCAGCCCCAACCTCACCAGACGCCACATGTTGACCGCGGGTCTGCTGGCCGGCCTGGCGGCCGGCGGGACGGTAGCCGGAGCGGCCCCGGCGCACGCCTCGCCGTTCAACCCGGGACTTGACGGCCTGCAGCAGTTGCGTGCGGCGGGGGAGCCGAACTTTCACCCGGTGCGGTTCACGCTGCCTGCTCCTACCGGGCGAAAGGCGCTGGGGACAACTGCGGTGCACCTGGTCGATCGGGCGCGGATCGATCCGGCCATGCCCAGTGGGCAGCGGGAGTTGATGGTCAGTTTCTGGTATCCGGCGGGGATGTGGGGTACGGCGCCGTTCGCGAAGTACATGCCGGCCCGGACCGCGGTCGAGGTGGACGCGGTGTGGACCGGTGCGGACGGGCTGGCGTTGCCGAGCGGGTCGTTCGACTTCGGCAACACCGTCACGCACGCGCGGGTCGACGTACCGATGCAGCCGCTGCGGCACCCCGTCGTGCTGTTCTCGCCCGGGTACCAGGCCAGCCGGTTCGTGAACACCGCGCAGGTGGAGGACCTGGCCGGCCGCGGGTACGTCGTGGTGACGATCGACCACTCGCACGAGACGCCGGTGGAGTTCCCCGGCGGGCGGTTCCTGCCCGGTACGTCGCAGGACCCGCCGCAGCCGTCCGACATCCGGGCGGCCGTCGAGACCCGGACCGCGGACGTGCGGTTCGTCCTGGACCAGCTGCAGCGGATCGCCGACGGCGACACCGTGGACGCGAACGGCAAGCAGCTGCCGGACGGGTTCGCGGACGGGCTGGACGTGCGCAAGATCGGCATGTTCGGGTTCGCGCTCGGCGGTTACACGACCGGGACCGCGATGCTCGCCGACGAGCGGATCCTGGCCGGCGCGAACCTGGACGGCACGCTCCAGGACGACCGGCTGAAGGGCCCGCTCGGCGACGTCGCCGAGCACGGGCTGGACCGCCCGTTCCTGCTCTTCGGCTCCGCCGAGACCCAGCGCACCGAGCCGGGCAAGGACTACTACGACAAGTCCTGGGCGGCGTTCTGGGCGGCGCAACACGGCGGCCGGCTGAACCTGACCCTGACCCGGTCGAAGCAGAAGGCGTTCACCGACTACCAGTTCGTCTTCTCCCAGCTGTTCCACGCGATCTACGGCGAGGACCCGATCGTCACGACGGTGATCAAGGCGCTCGTCGGCAGCGCGAAACCGGCCCGCAGCATGCTCGCGCAGCGCGAGTACCTGGCCGCGTACTTCGACCTGACGCTCCGCCGGCGGCCCGCGCTGCTGCTCCGCGGCGACTCCCCGAAATTCCCTGAGGTCCGGTTCTCCTTCTGA
- the topA gene encoding type I DNA topoisomerase has product MIVESPKKARMIAGFLGSGYVVESSFGHIRDLPSGADEIPAKYKGLPWARLGVNVDEHFDPLYVVPADKKAQIRKLKDLLKGADELFLATDEDREGEAIAWHLLEELKPKVPVKRMVFHEITPKAIQDAVGNARDIDEDLVDAQEARRILDRLYGYEVSPVLWKKVMPRLSAGRVQSVAIRMVVDRERERIAFRSASYWDLDATLDAGEDRNPRQFGTRLVSVDSKRVAQGRDFSSVGELKGANTVHLNEATATALAAALRDSQFTVRSIESKPYTRKPYAPFRTTTLQQEAGRKLGMSASQTMQVAQRLYENGNITYMRTDSVTLSDTAITAARAQVRELYGASYLPDKPRVYTSKVKNAQEAHEAIRPAGETFQTPAQTGLSGAEFRLYELIWMRTIASQMRDAIGNSVSIKIDATAATGERCEFTSSGRVITFHGFLKAYVEGADDPSAGTDDQETRLPDVAEGDVLPASEVVASGHETKPPARYTEATLIREMEEREIGRPSTYASILGTNVARGYIYKKGQALVPAWLAFAVVRLLEEHFTRLVDYAFTATMEDVLDEVASGDLQREGVLSRFYFGDDQLEGLKSMVTDLGDIDARQMSTFPVGGEDSGIVLRVGRYGPYVEDKDERRANVPEDLPPDELTVDKARELLEQPSGVEHELGNAPDTGLKVVAKAGRFGPYVTEVLPEDAPKSAKPRTGSLLKSMTLDSIGLDDAMKLLSLPRVVGKDPSTGEEITAQNGRYGPYLKKGTDSRSLSTEEQMFDITLEEALAIYSEPKQRGRQAAAPPLKELGEDPESKKPVVVKEGRFGPYVTDGETNATLRKDDSVETISLLRAAELLADKRARGPVKKTAKKAPAKKTAAKKTAAKKTAAKKTAAKKTATKKAAAKKTTAKKAPAKKS; this is encoded by the coding sequence GTGATCGTCGAGTCGCCGAAGAAGGCGCGGATGATCGCCGGTTTCCTCGGGTCCGGGTACGTGGTGGAGTCCAGCTTCGGCCACATCCGCGACCTGCCGAGCGGGGCGGACGAGATCCCCGCCAAGTACAAAGGCCTGCCCTGGGCCCGGCTCGGCGTGAACGTCGACGAGCACTTCGACCCGCTGTACGTCGTACCGGCGGACAAGAAGGCGCAGATCCGCAAGCTCAAGGACCTGCTCAAGGGCGCCGACGAGCTCTTCCTGGCGACAGACGAGGACCGCGAGGGCGAGGCGATCGCCTGGCACCTGCTCGAGGAGCTGAAGCCGAAGGTCCCGGTCAAGCGGATGGTCTTCCACGAGATCACCCCGAAGGCGATCCAGGACGCGGTCGGCAACGCCCGGGACATCGACGAGGACCTGGTCGACGCCCAGGAGGCGCGCCGGATCCTGGACCGGCTGTACGGGTACGAGGTCTCCCCGGTGCTCTGGAAGAAGGTCATGCCGCGGCTGTCCGCGGGCCGGGTGCAGTCGGTCGCGATCCGGATGGTGGTCGACCGCGAGCGGGAGCGGATCGCGTTCCGCAGCGCGTCGTACTGGGACCTGGACGCCACGCTGGACGCCGGCGAGGACCGGAACCCGCGGCAGTTCGGTACCCGCCTGGTCTCGGTGGACAGCAAGCGGGTGGCGCAGGGCCGCGACTTCAGCTCGGTCGGTGAGCTCAAGGGCGCGAACACCGTCCATCTGAACGAGGCGACCGCGACCGCGCTGGCCGCCGCGCTGCGGGACTCGCAGTTCACGGTCCGGTCGATCGAGTCCAAGCCGTACACCCGCAAGCCGTACGCGCCGTTCCGGACCACCACGCTGCAGCAGGAGGCCGGTCGCAAGCTCGGCATGTCCGCGTCGCAGACCATGCAGGTCGCCCAGCGGCTGTACGAGAACGGCAACATCACCTATATGCGTACCGACAGCGTCACGCTGTCGGACACCGCGATCACCGCGGCCCGGGCGCAGGTCCGGGAGCTGTACGGCGCGTCGTACCTGCCGGACAAGCCGCGCGTCTACACCTCCAAGGTGAAGAACGCCCAGGAGGCACACGAGGCGATCCGGCCGGCCGGCGAGACGTTCCAGACGCCGGCGCAGACCGGGCTGAGCGGCGCGGAGTTCCGGCTGTACGAGCTGATCTGGATGCGGACCATCGCGTCCCAGATGCGGGACGCGATCGGGAACAGCGTCTCGATCAAGATCGACGCCACGGCCGCGACCGGCGAGCGGTGCGAGTTCACCTCGTCCGGCCGGGTGATCACCTTCCACGGGTTCCTGAAGGCGTACGTCGAGGGCGCGGACGACCCGTCCGCCGGGACGGACGACCAGGAGACGCGGCTGCCGGACGTGGCCGAGGGCGACGTACTGCCCGCCTCCGAGGTGGTCGCGTCCGGGCACGAGACGAAGCCGCCGGCGCGGTACACCGAAGCCACGCTGATCCGCGAGATGGAAGAGCGCGAGATCGGCCGGCCGTCGACGTACGCGTCGATCCTCGGCACCAACGTGGCCCGCGGGTACATCTACAAGAAGGGTCAGGCGCTGGTTCCGGCCTGGCTGGCGTTCGCGGTGGTGCGGCTGCTCGAGGAGCACTTCACCCGGCTGGTGGACTATGCGTTCACCGCGACGATGGAGGACGTGCTCGACGAGGTCGCGTCCGGGGACCTGCAGCGCGAGGGCGTGCTGTCGCGGTTCTACTTCGGCGACGACCAGCTCGAGGGCCTGAAGTCGATGGTCACCGACCTCGGCGACATCGACGCCCGGCAGATGTCGACGTTCCCGGTCGGCGGTGAGGACTCCGGGATCGTGCTGCGGGTCGGGCGGTACGGGCCGTACGTCGAGGACAAGGACGAGCGGCGCGCGAACGTACCGGAGGACCTGCCGCCGGACGAGCTGACCGTCGACAAGGCGCGGGAGCTGCTGGAGCAGCCGTCGGGTGTGGAGCACGAGCTGGGCAACGCGCCGGACACCGGGCTGAAGGTGGTCGCGAAGGCGGGGCGCTTCGGGCCGTACGTGACCGAAGTACTGCCGGAGGACGCGCCCAAGAGCGCCAAGCCGCGGACGGGCTCGCTGCTGAAGTCGATGACGCTGGACTCGATCGGCCTCGACGACGCGATGAAGCTGCTGTCGCTGCCGCGGGTGGTCGGGAAGGACCCTTCGACCGGTGAGGAGATCACCGCGCAGAACGGGCGCTACGGGCCGTACCTGAAGAAGGGCACGGACTCGCGGTCGCTGTCGACCGAGGAGCAGATGTTCGACATCACGCTGGAGGAGGCTCTGGCGATCTACTCGGAGCCCAAGCAGCGTGGGCGCCAGGCTGCTGCGCCGCCACTGAAGGAGCTCGGCGAGGACCCGGAGTCCAAGAAGCCGGTCGTGGTCAAGGAGGGCCGGTTCGGTCCGTACGTCACCGACGGGGAGACCAACGCGACGCTCCGCAAGGACGACTCGGTCGAGACGATCTCGCTGCTCCGTGCCGCGGAGTTGCTGGCGGACAAACGAGCCCGGGGTCCGGTGAAGAAGACCGCGAAGAAGGCGCCCGCCAAGAAGACCGCTGCCAAGAAGACCGCTGCCAAGAAGACGGCGGCCAAGAAGACCGCTGCCAAGAAGACGGCGACGAAGAAGGCTGCCGCCAAGAAGACGACCGCGAAGAAGGCTCCGGCGAAGAAGTCCTGA